In the genome of Calothrix sp. PCC 6303, the window ACCCAGTTCTAAACATTTACCATCATCTGATTTGCCAACAAAGCCCAAGTCACCAATTAATGTTGAGTCATGGGTACGAATCATCAACCACACACCATAACCCAACTGGGACGGATCTTCTTCCAACATTTCCACATATTTTGGCAAAAAACCCTGAACATCTGCTGAATACCAATCCTCTGGTACATATGCGGTTAAAAGTTTTTCTAACAGCGGACTATCTTTAGCAATTGCCATCTTGGCAACCTCTAACGAACAGGGAATTAATTCCAGACGCTGTGTTTCGATATATAAAACTTGATTCATTTTTTAGGCGCTAATTTTGTCGGCATAACCTTGAATATTTTCAGGATCAAACCTGCGTAAAACACGGGTTGCATCGCGGGTATTACTTTCTGCACCCTGAACTACGATCAGATATTTGCCTGCATCTAAGCGGTTACGATAGGGTAAGGCATCACCACCACCCGAAACTAAACCAACTCCACCCCCAACAAATACGCTACCCATAGCACCACCAACAGCACCAAGTAATCCTCCCACAACATGATTACCTATTTCGCCAGCCCAAGCAAAGGTATTCAAACCCGTGATCACGCTAAAGGTGAAACCAGCAAAAAATCCAAAGGGAACTAGCCATATCGCCATAAATTTAGCTTGTTTGCCGGCTTCTTCTTTCGGATCAATCAAGCCAAACTCATCAGCAGTTTTATAACCTCTACCCAAAATAGAGGATTTGATTCCCTCTTTTTCTAAAGCTAGGTATGCACCCTCAGCTTGAATTCGATCTGACATGACGGCAACAAGATAATTCATGATGTTATGTAAATGTGTTTCCACTGTTTGATTTCATTAATTACCAGGGTAGCAGTCTCTAGGAATTTTATTTGATTGAGTCAAGAGATGAGCAAAAATCATTCACACCCTGCTTGAGAACATATAGTAAAACTGGTGTTGCCAAAGTTGGGGGAAAGTCTCTAGTGCTTTTGAGATATGCCATCATGCCTCTGATGGAGTCTTTTTCCATTTCTTCCCGAAATTGTGGTTCGCAAATTATAGTTCGCCATTGTCTGGCTAAGGCATCTAACCAGATTGAGTTAGCGCTTTCAGGTTGTTGTCCGGCTTTAATTGCCAATGTCATTGCTGCATCTTCTAAGTCACCCTCGCAATCTTCGATTAAGTCTAATGCTTCGAGGGCGGTTTCGTCATCTGCTAACTGAGTCCGAAAATTAGCTATTTCTTTTGATGTAACCTTGGTCATGGGTATTGTTGTAACTAGCTATGGCGTAAATTTATTCAGCTATGTTATTGCAATTTGAGGAAGTCTGGGAAAAAAAGTTAGAAGCGATCGCATCCCAGTACGATGATTAAATTGATTATCATTTAGCTGTACTAGAAAAAATGCATTATTCTAAACACACAGGTGTGCATACTTTTGTATATTTATATACAATAATGACATGTAAGCATGTTAGCTCTATTCGACCAATACTAACTAAATATAATTAAGCCATATTTCTCGATTGAATACTACATTTTCTGAAATCATTTCAGTAAGTGTAACTAAATATACACATAAATAGCTGTATTTTCTGTGACTAATACCAAAGTAACTCCAGGGACAACACCACTAACATCAGCACAAAAAGTGGGCTTAGAATTTGGTATCACGTTTGCATGGTGGACGGGACGTAGTACTGGCAATTGATATCCAAAGCGACGACGCATTGAAATTCGCTTTACTCGTTTGGGGAAAACGATAAAACCAGAGTAAGTATGCCTACGGTGTATACACAAGTCTTGAATTCCCTAGATTTTCTATAATCCCACGCTCGCCAACGGTTGAAACCGCCGTCTAAGAGTGTTCCAACAAATAAATGATCCAAAACCCGTCATTGTGAGGAGGAACGACGAAGCAATCGCATGATCTACAAGATCTTGGGATTGCCACGCTTCACTTCGTTACGTAAGCGCTATCGCGCACGCTAAGAGCGAACGCAATGACAACTGGGCATTTTTTTACTTGGAGTACTCTAATAGCTAAAGTCATCTGCAAGATGACTGAATATTTTTGGTTTTTAGTCGATTTCCATGGGCTTGTGCCGTGAGACTGGGATTTTCAACAAGAGACGGAGTGAGGAATTTACCGACTTGTGTGTACACCGTAGGCTAGGGCGGGTGGGGTTGTATTTCACTCAATTGGGAAATGCTATATTACTCATTACTTATTTTTTAATTACTTTTCTCTGGATTACTATTACCTTGTTGAGTCTTCTCTTTATTAACTGGTGCAATAACTTTAGGTAATTGTTGTTTAGTTAAATTTTCAGCCTGCTTTGATATATTGTCAGCAGCTTGTTGAACTAAAGGATCAATTTTGTTGCGCCAATATTGAATATTTGGTAACTTTTCAGGATGCTCTTTATAGGAGTTAACTTGATCCCAATTACCGCTTGCTACGGCAGCGTCGATATCTTTAAATAAAGCCTCTGCTTTTGACCAATCTTGTTGCCATTGGGAAACCATCTTACTAGTTTCTTCTATACCCGCTGGGACTGATTTTAAGAGTGCGATCGCACCTTGTAAATCACCCGATTCATATTTCTCCCGTGCTTCTTGAACAACTTGGGTATCTTGAACCGGATCTATGGGCTTTTCTGATTTCTGAGTTGGTGTTGGTAAAGGTTCAGGATTTTGAGCAAATGGGTTTAGATTAATAACTGGCTTAGTTTTAGGCTTAACCGTTGGATTATCAACAATTAAGTTATTATCATTTACAGTTTTCATGGCAATACCCTTGTCACGCAGACAAGTCACCCACTCTTCATTATTGCCAATGACCTCTGAATGAACCCAAGCTATCTTGCCAGAATCCATCCGAACTTGCAACCAACCGCGTTTTGTACGGGTTCCCGTCACTTCTAGGGCAGTGCGATCGCTTACCGTTTGTAATATAGTGTCTGCACTAATAGAACTGGGTTCAGAACGAATATTTGCACTTTCGTCAGTCATTGCCAAGCAATTTTGGGAAACTATAGTGTTATTTCCCTTTGTCCAATTGGTGGCTAAACCCTGGACATTTTTCACAACCGCAGGTGCAACCACTGCCGCACCCCCTGCCAATAGTAACAGAATAAAAATCTGTAACAAATCAGGACCTGTGGCTGCCTTACGCATGGGTTTAACATCAGCATTTACAGGTTTACCCATTTGATTCCCAGGTGCGACGGCAACCGTTTTTTGACGCGATTGCAGTGATGTATACCTAGCTAAGGGGTAACTAGTTTGATAAGACGACACTAATCCGTATTGATTAGGTTTTCCAACTCCCCCCAAACTCTGCAAAACCTGTAATGCTTGGGTAGCATTTTGATAACGCTCCTTAAAGTGGTAGCGGATCATTTTATTCAAAATCGCGGCAAACTCCGGACTTACTGATGTCAAATGTTGCCAAAGAATTTCCCCACTATGGATATCTTCCTGTAAGTCCATCGGCGCAATTCCCGTCAAAGCCTGGGCAGCAATGATTCCTAAAGCATAAAGATCGCTGTTAGGGCGTGGTTTACCTTGCCCTTGCTCCGTAGGCATATAACCAGGTGTGCCAATAGCTACAGTAGCTGAAGCTTGTCCACCAATAACTGTACCTCGTGCCGGATATCCCGCGCCACCACGCAGTTGTTTTACAGCCCCAAAATCCACTAAAACCAATTTATGGTCACTGCGGCGACGGATTATATTATCAGGTTTAATATCGCGGTGAATCACCCCTTCTTGGTGAACAAATTCCAAAATACTTAAAATTTCATATAAAAGTAAGGTTGCCTGAGGTTCGTCCCATTTTTCACCGGGAACAAGTTCTTCACTCAGAGTATGACCTTCAATAAATTCTTGAACTAAATAAAATTCTTGATGTTCGACAAAATAAGCCAGAAGTCGAGGTATCTGATCGTGACTGCCTAATTTCTCCAAAGTCTCAGCTTCACTTTGAAACAGACGCTTTGCCGTATCAAACAACTTCGAGTCACTACTAGCGGGTTTAAGATGCTTAACTACACAAACGGGGTTGCCAGGACGCTTGGTATCCTCAGCTATGTAGGTTTCGCCAAAACCGCCCGTGGCAAGGACTCTGATAACTTTATAACGATAGTCTAGTAGCTTGCCAATCATGAAATTTCTCCCCAGTGATTACACCCATCTGCATCGGGTGATAATAAATATCTCCAAATTTTCCACTGTAAAATCCGCTATCTTGAGAAAAGATTTAGTCAAAAATCCAGATTTTCAGTCCCAATAGTCTGTTAATTTTTGTTTCAATATTCATTTTCACAAACCCATGCTACCTAAAATCAGCGATCCTTCTCTGTGGCAGCAAGCTGAAATCCTGATGCAGCCAGCTTTCATCCGCATTATCGATAATTTCCGCAAACAACTTGATACCTCTTCCTGGAAAGGAACTTATCAGGATGTTTTAGTTTGGGCATCTGACACCAGTGATGAGACAAAAACAATTGTGATGGAACTGCTTACTGAAATGGAAACGGCAACTTCACAACGAGCTGCAGAAATTAGGGATACCCTAGAAAAATTACCTATACCCCATCCAGGATATCATTTGTGCCTACAGCGTCAAGATCAACAGGTGAGTATAGATTTGTGGGAATTGTGCTATCAGTTGTGTTTTCGTGATTACCTACCGGGAACAGAAGTTGTTGACATCAATATTAATCTAATTGATGAAATGGGAGAAGTCGATTGGAATTTGTTGGATGAGAAGGCAAAGAAATTAGTTGGAGAAACCTTTGCTCACTTGCCTGCTGTTGATCCCGTCAAAAGTGAGAATAATATTTTGTGATGTGGGAGTGGAACAGATTTCCCTTAGCTTAAACAGCAGAAACCCCATCCGTATAAACGGTGGGGTACTTCACTATCTTGGATTGAGATCAAAGATATTAGAATCGCTTAATAATTGCCTCAGCAAACTCAGAACATTTCAATGGTTCCACTGGTGGTTCCATTAATCGTGCCAAATCATAGGTTACTTCGGAGTTAGCGATCGCACTAGCTAATCCACCCTTAATTAAGTCGGCTGCTTCTTGCCAACCCATGTATTCCAGCATCATTACACCAGAAAGAATTAGGGAACCGGGGTTAATCCGATCTAACCCTGCATGTTTGGGTGCTGTACCGTGGGTAGCTTCAAAAATGGCGCAGGAATCCCCAATATTTGCCCCTGGTCCCATTCCCAATCCCCCAACTATGGCTGCTGCTGCATCTGAGAGGTAATCCCCGTTCAGGTTCATTGTTGCCAAGATTGAATATTCGTCGGGACGGGTTTGGATTTGTTGGAAAATGCTATCGGCAATACGGTCATTAACCATAATTTTATCTTTCCACTTGCCCTCACCATGACTTGCCCAAATTTCATTAAGTGTTGTTTCCACTTCCTTGACAATTTGCGCTTTTTTCTCTGGTGTTAAAGCATCGAAACCAGGATCGATCATTCTGGCATTATCTTCGAGGGAAATGTCAGATTTTTTCTCTTTATTTCCCAAAATCCATGATTCCCGTTCGGTAATGCAATCATTACGGAATTCGCTGGTGGCTAATTCATAACCCCAATCGCGGAAAGCTCCCTCGGTGTATTTCATAATGTTGCCTTTGTGTACCAAAGTCACCATTTGCTTTGCCTTGGGTAGGGTTAAAGCATGTTTCATGGCTCTGCGGACAAGACGCTGAGAACCTGTTTTGCTGATGGGTTTAATCCCAATCCCAGCATCTAGGGGAATCTGTTTTTTCCCATGTTCTGGGGTGGCAGGTATTAGTTCCTCGTTGAGGATTTTAATTAATTTTGCGCCAATCTCACTGCCTTGTTTCCACTCAATCCCCAAATAGATATCTTCGGTGTTCTCCCGATAAACGATGACATCTAGCTTTTCGGGGTTTTTGTGGGGTGAAGGTGTACCCGCATAGTAACGGCAGGGACGCACACAAGCATAGAGGTCAAAAATTTGGCGCAGTGCCACATTCAAAGAGCGAATCCCTCCACCGACTGGAGTGGTCAAAGGTCCTTTGATGGCAACACCATATTCTTTGATAGCTGTTAATGTATCCTGGGGTAAATACTGGTATGTACCGTATAAATCGCAAGCTTCATCACCAGCATATACCTTAAACCAGCTTATTTGACGTTTGTTGCTGTATGCGATCGCCACTGCGGCATCAATGACTTTTTCGGTTGCAGTCCAAATATCAATACCTGTACCATCCCCCCGAATAAAAGGAATGATCGGATTATCGGGAACCACTGGTTCACCATTGATAAAAGTGATTTTCTGCCCAGCTGAGGGGGGTTGAATTTTTTCGTACATTACACACTCCAGATACCTTTGCTGCAACGATTTAGCCCCTAAGCTTTGAATTTGGGACTAAATTTGATTAATGAGAAATGACGCAGATTTTCCTGTCGCTTATCTTCACACAATTTACAGCATTTCCCAATCAGCGTTTCCTAATGTGGCAAAGTCCAGCTTTTATTAAAAAACCTTACAAGGACGAGGCTTCCCCATGAGTCTAGCCTAACTCAAAAACCATTAAATCAGTGAACAGCTATCAAGAGGTATGGTGGGGGATTTAAACCCGCCACCAACGCCCACCAGCAAATGGTGGGGGACTCTTATTCCCAAAGATAAACACATCACTCTTGACTGGT includes:
- a CDS encoding GNAT family N-acetyltransferase; amino-acid sequence: MNQVLYIETQRLELIPCSLEVAKMAIAKDSPLLEKLLTAYVPEDWYSADVQGFLPKYVEMLEEDPSQLGYGVWLMIRTHDSTLIGDLGFVGKSDDGKCLELGYEVLADYRNQGYATEAVEVLLNFALVQLGVERVIVHIPQDNLAAIRVAEKLGMQNLGLVKLPNIPGVMMLEWELELP
- a CDS encoding serine/threonine protein kinase; translated protein: MIGKLLDYRYKVIRVLATGGFGETYIAEDTKRPGNPVCVVKHLKPASSDSKLFDTAKRLFQSEAETLEKLGSHDQIPRLLAYFVEHQEFYLVQEFIEGHTLSEELVPGEKWDEPQATLLLYEILSILEFVHQEGVIHRDIKPDNIIRRRSDHKLVLVDFGAVKQLRGGAGYPARGTVIGGQASATVAIGTPGYMPTEQGQGKPRPNSDLYALGIIAAQALTGIAPMDLQEDIHSGEILWQHLTSVSPEFAAILNKMIRYHFKERYQNATQALQVLQSLGGVGKPNQYGLVSSYQTSYPLARYTSLQSRQKTVAVAPGNQMGKPVNADVKPMRKAATGPDLLQIFILLLLAGGAAVVAPAVVKNVQGLATNWTKGNNTIVSQNCLAMTDESANIRSEPSSISADTILQTVSDRTALEVTGTRTKRGWLQVRMDSGKIAWVHSEVIGNNEEWVTCLRDKGIAMKTVNDNNLIVDNPTVKPKTKPVINLNPFAQNPEPLPTPTQKSEKPIDPVQDTQVVQEAREKYESGDLQGAIALLKSVPAGIEETSKMVSQWQQDWSKAEALFKDIDAAVASGNWDQVNSYKEHPEKLPNIQYWRNKIDPLVQQAADNISKQAENLTKQQLPKVIAPVNKEKTQQGNSNPEKSN
- a CDS encoding NADP-dependent isocitrate dehydrogenase, which gives rise to MYEKIQPPSAGQKITFINGEPVVPDNPIIPFIRGDGTGIDIWTATEKVIDAAVAIAYSNKRQISWFKVYAGDEACDLYGTYQYLPQDTLTAIKEYGVAIKGPLTTPVGGGIRSLNVALRQIFDLYACVRPCRYYAGTPSPHKNPEKLDVIVYRENTEDIYLGIEWKQGSEIGAKLIKILNEELIPATPEHGKKQIPLDAGIGIKPISKTGSQRLVRRAMKHALTLPKAKQMVTLVHKGNIMKYTEGAFRDWGYELATSEFRNDCITERESWILGNKEKKSDISLEDNARMIDPGFDALTPEKKAQIVKEVETTLNEIWASHGEGKWKDKIMVNDRIADSIFQQIQTRPDEYSILATMNLNGDYLSDAAAAIVGGLGMGPGANIGDSCAIFEATHGTAPKHAGLDRINPGSLILSGVMMLEYMGWQEAADLIKGGLASAIANSEVTYDLARLMEPPVEPLKCSEFAEAIIKRF